In Vibrio chagasii, the sequence CTGATAGTTAAACCATACCTCTGTATTTCTCAGCTCTGATTCTGATGCGACACAGTGGTTGTTGGTGAACATATGGTTATCTGGCCCCACCCGCCAAGCGGTACATAAACTACGCCCATTAATAAGTAGCCTTGCAACCGGAGTTGTCCAAGCCACCTTATCTGGATGAGACTCTTCCCAACAGGCTACGTCTCTACGCTCATTAACGCCACATGTCGATAACGTTGCCAATGCCTCTTCGTCTGCACTCTTGCCCGCCATGTAGTAATCTATCTCGAACTCAGCGTATTGGCCCTTTGAGTTTGGAATAACCTCAATCAGCATGCGCTCGCTTGAAATAGACTGAGCAAACCAATCTGTCTGGCTCTCACGATACTCAACAACCTCATCACTGGTGCCCGAACTCAAGCGCAATAGACTGCCTTTTGGCACAACTAGCGACTTGAAGTGAAGCTTAATGAATGATGCTCCCACATGCTCGATTTGCTCTTTGTGCACATTGCCCGATGTCTCAATCAACGCTTGATGCGATAATGGGTACTCAACTTCATTGGCAATAACGGGTATGTGTGGCTGAACAGCAAGATTGGGCTGAACTAGGGATTGTGGCTGCGCATTTACGAACGAAGAAAAGAGACATGTTGTCGCTAACCCAAGGTTAGATAAGATTACTTTCATTGGATTTCCTATATCGATTTGTAGTGTTCCCTCCACAAACATATGCGCTAAAAAACAATATAACACAAAATGCATATTTGATTTTCAGTAAAGAAATCTCAACAGCCGAAGTAAATTCTAATTTTCAATAAGATAGCTGTCATCAGTATTGATTCTCACCAATATGACTGTACAAATTTATGTGCTAGTTGAAGAAAAAATGAAACACGAAGAAATCGCGTTGTTTGCTATTCTGAAGGTATTTTCGGCAGAGCTGCACGCTTGATATTGTCACCCGTCATAAGTTTGAAAATATCGGTGAGCAACGAGTATGCAAAGCCTGCACTGGATAGCTAACCAATAACCAAAACAAAAAGGGCTAGCAATACTGCTAACCCTTCTCAGTTGAGAGTTCATTTCGAACTCTCTATTTGTATTCAGCTTTCGATTATGCTGTTTTTTCATCCAAGTTTGCGTCTTGCTTGTCATCAAGAGCAAAGTAGATTTTCGACACAATTACTTCAGCAATCAGAATCGTAAATACCACAGCAAAGAAAGCAACAACACCGTTCCAAGGGCCAGTAAAGCTCACCTTGTCACCGAACAATAAGTTAATCGCTTCTAGCATGACAAACTTCGAGCCCACCAAGATAATGTAAGTGGTAATCGCTCGGTAAATCTTAGGAGCAGTGCCCGGCTTGCTTTTAAAGTGCTCAGCAATCTTATGTTCTAAGCCAATAGAAAGTTTCAATAGTAGCTGAAGCAACAACGCCGCTATCAAAGAGATAGTGAAAGATTCGATATTCACAAAGTCCCAGTACTCATCAAAGAAGTTAAGAACCACTAGGTCCACCAGCACTGCTAACGTGTAACCAACAAATAGACGTTGTGGTGTATTGAATCCGTAAACTTTGTCTGAATTAGTCATGTTGTCTCTCTTTAATTTGATAAGTAGCCTCGATTTGAAATACATCTTAGCGTTCGAATCAGAACAAAACTTACCATTTGATGACACCATCCTCTTTCCATTCAAAATTGTTAATCTTTATTGATTGATCATTTTCTGTACCAATAATTCTCTTCCCTCTATACAGCAATACTGAAAAATATAGAAAAGCACCAAAAGATAAGTCTCGTCACTGCTTGTCATCAAATGGCAATTTTTAATAGGCGTCACCTCATAAGATGACTCCATCAGCGACAAACACTCATTTGAAAAAGGTGCAGACTATGAAAAAGCTAATCACTAACGCGAACGTATTTAACGGTGTTGATAACAACCTAATCGAGAACGTATCTATTCTTATCGAGGACAACTTGATCACTCAAATTGGCGAGGTCGACGCTACGTTAGCCGATGAAATCATTGATGCTCGAGGTGGCACGGTAATGCCTGGCTTGATTGACGCCCACGTTCATATCACGCTCTCTGCGCCTTTCAATGTGATTGATACTATGACACGTGAAGAAGTCGCAATTCGCTCAGCGAAGATTTCAGAAGAGATGCTGATGCGTGGCTTTACCACTATTCGCGATGTAGCAGGTAACACGCTTGGCCTTAAGAAAAGTATCGATAATGGCTACGCGACTGGCCCACGTATTCTTCCTTCAATGGCGGCAATTTCACAAACCAGCGGTCACTCAGATTACCGCCAAAACCAAGCTCAAGAACGTTTAGCGAATGGACACGAAGATTCGCCAATGATGAAGCTAGGTGCGATGCGAGTAGCCGATGGCCGTTCAGAAGTATTGAAAGCCGTGCGTGAACAACTGTTTATGGGCGCGTCACAAATTAAGATCATGGCAGGTGGCGGTGCATCATCGACCTTCGACCCGCTAGACACATTGCAATTTACTTCCGACGAGATGGAAGCCGCTGTACAAGCCGCTTCAGATTACGGTACTTATGTTGCCGCACATATCCATACTTCAGACGCGATGCGTCGAGCAGCAGAAGCGGGCGTCATGTCTTTCGAACACGCTACCATCATGGATGACGAGATCGCAGAGATCATTAAAGAGAAAGGTATTTGGGTGATCCCGTCTTACTTCACCTCTTCATTGATTGCAGAGCGTAAGATCCCACTGCCAAACGAAGAGACATATCGCAAGACAGAGCGCGTGGGTAAAGCCATGTTCAAGTCGGCAGAACTGATTAAGAAATACGACATCCAAAACATCGCATTTGGTACTGACTGTGTGGGTGAAACCAATGTGCATGCAACCCAACTGAATGAGCTTGGTGCGATTGAGCAAGTATTCGATACCATCACTGCACTTCGCATGGCGACGTCAAACTGTGGGCGACTATTCGAAATGTCGACATACCAACACCCGTACCAAGAAGGCAAACTTGGTCAAGTGGTTGAAGGCGCTTACGCTGACCTACTGATCATCGACGGTAACCCACTAGAAGGCGTGGCATGTGTGGCTAACACAGAGACACAAAAACTGATCATGAAAGACGGCAAGGTGTATAAAAACACGCTTTAGTGTTCAATATACTCACTAAGTAATGAAACCTCTCAGGCAAGCAAGCGAACTTTATAGTCGCTTGCTTGCCTTTTTATTAAGCGCTGTTTTATTGCTACTATTAGACACAGGTTATTGATTTATGGATAAATCGGGGTGGGATAAGGATGGCATTAGAATGAGAACTGTACTTAATACACGTCTATTTTCATTGCTAAAGGTGATTACCTCACTGCGATTCGTCTTGGTATTGCTAACCAGTTCAGTGCTGTTCGGATGCAGTAACTTTCGAAACTTATCCCATGAGATAGATGCAATTGACTCCATTACCGACCAATACCAACTGGTTTTGAGCCAACCCGCATCAGATTCAGCCGTCGTGATTCTACAAATCAAAGACATCAATCAAAGCGAAGTGGATGGCTACGATGGAATCATCAACAGTGACCGTATCCACTTGCAGCTATCGAATAACATTCATTACCTACTTGTCTTTGAAGATAAGAACCAAGACTTAACCCTACAAGCTAACGAAGCATTCAGCGTTATTAATCTTAGTGACTACCAAGACAATTCCAGCATCAAAGTCTCACTCGAAGTGAATGAGAATGAAGCCCCAAGCGCCTTTGTTGATCGTTCGCTCTCTTCACTATTGAAAATCGAATTGGATTTGGTTGATATCGGTGCAGTTGTGAGCCTTGAAGATCCCCCTTTTGACAGAAAAAACGCCAAACTTGGGATGTGGCAACCACTAACATTCCTGCTCGAGCATAATGCTGGGCTCTACTTTTTATCAGAGTATGATCCAAACAAAATCCCTATCTTGTTTGTGCATGGCATTAACGCAACTGCATTGGATTTTGAGCCGCTGATTGAAAAAGTCGACCAATCTAAATATCAAATATGGGTTTTCAACTACCCTTCCGGTTTATCTTTGGCTTTGAACTCTAAAGGTCTGAACAACCTAATGCACACCGTCGTCACTCAATACAAGATTCAGCAACTACACGTGGTGGCGCACAGCATGGGCGGGCTTATCGTTGCCAATAGTATTCGTCAGTGTCGTATCGGACAGTTATGTGATTTTGTCAGTAGCATGACTACCATCTCGTCGCCATTTGGTGGTGTTGCTTCAGCTAAGCAAGGTATAGAGTACTCTCCCGTAGTAATGCCAGCCTGGGTCGATTTAAATCCAGAAGGCAAATTTATCGCTGACCTGTTTTCTGATAACGATAAAAACCACACCCCACACTTTTTAGCGTTTGGCTATAACTCGGGGGAGCTGTTCAATACCAAAAGTAACGATGGCGTCATTAATCTCTCAAGCCAGTTGTCCCGCCCGGCCCAACTCCACGCGTCACAAATCCTCGGCTACAACGAAAACCATTTGAGCATCTTAGATAACGATGACCTGTTTGAAGACCTGTCCGAGTTTTGGTTAAGAGCTGAAGAAGAACATTGATTTATGATTCGGTGCACTAGGCAGTACAGGTAAATCAGATACGAAAAATGGAACGCTCGGGCTAATTTCGTACTCTCTCCCCCTCATGTTAAGTTCATCAACCCTTTTAGATCTGCGACCGAGGAGGAGAATCTTCTTTGGTGCTGAATGTGTACCTGTATATGTAACAATCGGTATTCTGTCTCTCCCCTTTCCACGAACCACAATTGATCGAAGATACAATTTAAGGGGAGGTTAGGAGGGGATTTTTAGATAAGATCTGACACAGGTTTGCCCCATTGCAAGATACGTAACTTCACGCGATACTTTGCGCGCAGGCATTGGTTCTATTTATTCTAATCTGAGTAACGCCTATAGAAAGGTCACTCGCAGGTGAAGTGACATCAAAAGATTAGAGCACGCTTTAGTAGACAAGGTGCCATAATCTAGCATTCCGGTTACAGTATTATTTGCTATTAATGAGTAGAAGTCACCGCTTGAGTATCTCTTGTAACATCTCTTTTAACTCGTTTGAGTCTTTAGCCTCTTTGACACATTCTAAAGTAGCTTTGTATCCAACTTTTGACTTAACTCGAACAACGAGCGGCACTAAAGCGAACTCATTACGAGATTCGGTCTCTGAGTTAACTTCTATTCCGAAAACACACTTTTCAGTCAGTACTGAAATTCCCTTATCTAAGTGATCTATTGCATCAAGTAGATTGGTAGTCAGTAGCATTCCCCACGGGTTATAGTCTAACTCTCCATGAACATGTGCTTGTTTAGATGAGTAACAATGCCCTTGTGCTTGCATAGCAGACTGAATGGCAAACTCGGGAACCGTAGGGTTTACTTTCCCGGGCATAGCACTTGAACCAGCCTGTACTGCTGGAAGCGTAATTTCCGATAAACCGCCCTCGGGACCGGAAGACATCAGACGCAGGTCTTTCGCTATCTTGATAATAAAGCCCGCTAAGTTCTCCACCTGGCTCACACAATGAGTTTGAGCATCGAATGATTGGCTGGATTGAAACAAGTTATCGTTCTTGCGAAGCTCTATACCGGTAACGTCGGAAAGCACTGAGATACAACGCTCGGCATAAGCCGTTGAGCAGTCACCACCTCGACCAATAATATTACCGCTTAAATTCACAGCCTGAAGGTCATTGCGACACGCTTTAAGGTGCATTTGATAGGTGCGTAGTGATGCTAAGTAACCGCTCCAGAATTGTTTAAACTCAATCGTGACTGCATCCTGCATACAGGTCCTGGCGAGTTTAGAGCTGTCGTTGTGATTTACCATTAAATACTCAAGCGCGTATATCAAGCGTTCAATGGTTATATCTAAGCGATCAAGGGCTTCAATCGCAGCCAAGTGGCTTGCGGTTTGCAAGCAATCGCTCGTTGAATGATTCATGTTAATGGCATCATTCGGATGAGCGGGAGAATAAGAACCGTAGGGCTGGGCATAATAGCTATGATTGACAATGTTAGCGACGACTTCATTGACATTCATATTAACTGAAATGCCACCGCCACCATGAAAGGCGTGAACGGGGAATAGCTCCTTTTGGTAGTTTTCTAGTACGGACTGACAGGTGTTTTCAACGTTCAATGAAAGCACAGGATCCATTTCTCCGATTTCCCTGTTTACACGAGCAGAAGCTAGTTTGATGCGTAAAACAGCAGTGACAATTGAAGCGTAGTCACCAAGTGTTTTTTGATTATCTACAGGATACAGATTTAGAGCTCGTTGTGTTTGAGCCCCATAAGGGAGTAACGCTGGAATTTTCACTTCACCAATATTATCGACTTCGATTCTGTATTGCATATTTTTCCTTAATTGGGCGGATAGGACCGCCCAACATATTTGACTAGCTTTCGCCGTAGTAGACCCAAATACTCTTAGTCTTTGTGTAAGAAGATAGCGAATGAATGGCCATTTCTTTACCCCAACCACTTTGTTTAAAGCCTCCAAATGGGCTGGCAAGTCCATAGCAACCATATTTGTTTACAAACACCATACCAGCATCAATCTGCTCAACCATTCGATGTGCGCGAGTCACATTAGATGTGTATATACCTGCTGCAAGCCCATATTCCGTGTTGTTAGCTATTCTAACGGCGTCTTCTTCAGTTCTGAATTTGATACAGGAAAGCACCGGGCCAAAGATCTCTTCGCGAGCTATACGTGCATCTTCAGGTACTTCTGAGAAAATTGTTGGTCGCACAAAGTAGCCGTTGTTATTCCCATTTGATGTATCTCGCGTACCACCAGCAACCAGTTTTGCTTCGGTTTTACCTATCTCAATGTAAGACATGATTTTATTGAACTGCGCTTCATTACATTGAGGCCCTTGTTCACTTTCTGGATCTAACGGGTCACCACACTTAACAGCCTCTGCTTTAGCAATCAGTTTCTCAAGAACGTAATCGTAAATTCCTTCTTGAATTAAGAATCGTGTT encodes:
- a CDS encoding amidohydrolase family protein, which translates into the protein MKKLITNANVFNGVDNNLIENVSILIEDNLITQIGEVDATLADEIIDARGGTVMPGLIDAHVHITLSAPFNVIDTMTREEVAIRSAKISEEMLMRGFTTIRDVAGNTLGLKKSIDNGYATGPRILPSMAAISQTSGHSDYRQNQAQERLANGHEDSPMMKLGAMRVADGRSEVLKAVREQLFMGASQIKIMAGGGASSTFDPLDTLQFTSDEMEAAVQAASDYGTYVAAHIHTSDAMRRAAEAGVMSFEHATIMDDEIAEIIKEKGIWVIPSYFTSSLIAERKIPLPNEETYRKTERVGKAMFKSAELIKKYDIQNIAFGTDCVGETNVHATQLNELGAIEQVFDTITALRMATSNCGRLFEMSTYQHPYQEGKLGQVVEGAYADLLIIDGNPLEGVACVANTETQKLIMKDGKVYKNTL
- a CDS encoding alpha/beta hydrolase; translation: MLKVITSLRFVLVLLTSSVLFGCSNFRNLSHEIDAIDSITDQYQLVLSQPASDSAVVILQIKDINQSEVDGYDGIINSDRIHLQLSNNIHYLLVFEDKNQDLTLQANEAFSVINLSDYQDNSSIKVSLEVNENEAPSAFVDRSLSSLLKIELDLVDIGAVVSLEDPPFDRKNAKLGMWQPLTFLLEHNAGLYFLSEYDPNKIPILFVHGINATALDFEPLIEKVDQSKYQIWVFNYPSGLSLALNSKGLNNLMHTVVTQYKIQQLHVVAHSMGGLIVANSIRQCRIGQLCDFVSSMTTISSPFGGVASAKQGIEYSPVVMPAWVDLNPEGKFIADLFSDNDKNHTPHFLAFGYNSGELFNTKSNDGVINLSSQLSRPAQLHASQILGYNENHLSILDNDDLFEDLSEFWLRAEEEH
- a CDS encoding aspartate ammonia-lyase — encoded protein: MQYRIEVDNIGEVKIPALLPYGAQTQRALNLYPVDNQKTLGDYASIVTAVLRIKLASARVNREIGEMDPVLSLNVENTCQSVLENYQKELFPVHAFHGGGGISVNMNVNEVVANIVNHSYYAQPYGSYSPAHPNDAINMNHSTSDCLQTASHLAAIEALDRLDITIERLIYALEYLMVNHNDSSKLARTCMQDAVTIEFKQFWSGYLASLRTYQMHLKACRNDLQAVNLSGNIIGRGGDCSTAYAERCISVLSDVTGIELRKNDNLFQSSQSFDAQTHCVSQVENLAGFIIKIAKDLRLMSSGPEGGLSEITLPAVQAGSSAMPGKVNPTVPEFAIQSAMQAQGHCYSSKQAHVHGELDYNPWGMLLTTNLLDAIDHLDKGISVLTEKCVFGIEVNSETESRNEFALVPLVVRVKSKVGYKATLECVKEAKDSNELKEMLQEILKR